One genomic window of Procambarus clarkii isolate CNS0578487 chromosome 43, FALCON_Pclarkii_2.0, whole genome shotgun sequence includes the following:
- the LOC138373630 gene encoding low-density lipoprotein receptor-related protein 1-like → MNDDLCTCTRVNDDLCTCTRVNDDLCTCTRVNDDLCTCTRMNDDLCTCTRMNDDLCTCTRVNDDLCTCTRVNDDLCTCTRMNDDLCTCTRVNDDLCTCTRMNDDLCTCTRMNDDLCTCTRVNDDLCTCTRVNDDLCTCTRVNDDLCTCTRMNDDLCTCTRVNDDLCTCTRVNDDLCTCTRMNDDLCTCTRVNDDLCTCTRVNDDLCTCTRMNDDLCTCTRVNDDLCTCTRVNDDLCTCTRVNDDLCTCTRVNDDLCTCTRVNADLCTCTRVNDDLCTCTRVNDDLCTCTRVNDDLCTCTRVNDDLCTCTRMNDDLCTCTRMNDDLCTCTRMNDDLCTCTRMNDDLCTCTRVNDDLCTCTRVNDDLCTCTRVNDDLCTCTRMNDDLCTHTCRGYTS, encoded by the coding sequence ATGAATGATGACCTGTGTACGTGCACCAGGGTGAATGATGACCTGTGTACGTGCACCAGGGTGAATGATGACCTGTGTACGTGCACCAGGGTGAATGATGACCTGTGTACGTGCACCAGGATGAATGATGACCTGTGTACGTGCACCAGGATGAATGATGACCTGTGTACGTGCACCAGGGTGAATGATGACCTGTGTACGTGCACCAGGGTGAATGATGACCTGTGTACGTGCACCAGGATGAATGATGACCTGTGTACGTGCACCAGGGTGAATGATGACCTGTGTACGTGCACCAGGATGAATGATGACCTGTGTACGTGCACCAGGATGAATGATGACCTGTGTACGTGCACCAGGGTGAATGATGACCTGTGTACGTGCACCAGGGTGAATGATGACCTGTGTACGTGCACCAGGGTGAATGATGACCTGTGTACGTGCACCAGGATGAATGATGACCTGTGTACGTGCACCAGGGTGAATGATGACCTGTGTACGTGCACCAGGGTGAATGATGACCTGTGTACGTGCACCAGGATGAATGATGACCTGTGTACGTGCACCAGGGTGAATGATGACCTGTGTACGTGCACCAGGGTGAATGATGACCTGTGTACGTGCACCAGGATGAATGATGACCTGTGTACGTGCACCAGGGTGAATGATGACCTGTGTACGTGCACCAGGGTGAATGATGACCTGTGTACGTGCACCAGGGTGAATGATGACCTGTGTACGTGCACCAGGGTGAATGATGACCTGTGTACGTGCACCAGGGTGAATGCTGACCTGTGTACGTGCACCAGGGTGAATGATGACCTGTGTACGTGCACCAGGGTGAATGATGACCTGTGTACGTGCACCAGGGTGAATGATGACCTGTGTACGTGCACCAGGGTGAATGATGACCTGTGTACGTGCACCAGGATGAATGATGACCTGTGTACGTGCACCAGGATGAATGATGACCTGTGTACGTGCACCAGGATGAATGATGACCTGTGTACGTGCACCAGGATGAATGATGACCTGTGTACGTGCACCAGGGTGAATGATGACCTGTGTACGTGCACCAGGGTGAATGATGACCTGTGTACGTGCACCAGGGTGAATGATGACCTGTGTACGTGCACCAGGATGAATGATGacctgtgtacacacacctgtcGAGGATACACAAGTTAG